The following are from one region of the Hydrogenophaga sp. BPS33 genome:
- a CDS encoding indolepyruvate ferredoxin oxidoreductase family protein → MNAPLPEHIRRALETVTLDDKYALDQGRAFMSGIQALVKLPMLQRQRDAVVGKNTAGFISGYRGSPLGGYDQSLQKAASYLKAQNIVFQPGVNEELAATAVWGTQQLGFAPPGTNRFDGVFGIWYGKGPGVDRCSDVFKHANMAGTTPWGGVIAVAGDDHVAKSSTAAHQSDHIFKACGLPVFFPASVQEILDLGLHAFAMSRFSGVWAGMKTIQEIVESSATAEIDVDRVKIVVPDFDMPPGGVHIRWPDHALDQEARLFDTKWYAALAYIRANRLNHNVIAGPNDRFGLIASGKAYNDTRQALLDLGLDDATCQRIGLRLHKVAVVWPLEAQTTREFATGLREILVVEEKRQVIEYQLKEELYNWRPDVRPNVLGKFDEVEGDFSGGEWSMPNPSAHTLLRANADLSPAIIARAIARRLKKLGQVPEDVMARIDAQLAILTAQEQSMQTLLTQGVAGAERQPWFCSGCPHNTSTRVPEGSRAMAGIGCHFMTIWMDRATVGFTQMGGEGVPWIGQQPFSHDQHMFANLGDGTYFHSGLLAVRQSIAAGVNITYKILYNDAVAMTGGQQVGERPEGHSVVQIAQSMRAEGAVKITIVTDEPEKYDSVKGLPEGIAIVHRDTLDAVQKEFREIKGTTVIIYDQTCATEKRRRRKRGTMVDPTKRVVINELVCEGCGDCGVQSNCLSVEPLETEFGRKRTINQSTCNKDYSCLKGFCPSFITVEGGQLRKKDKGAARMEWTGGSVPMPVLPTLGADAWGVIVAGVGGTGVITIGQLLGVAAHLEGKGIVTQDAAGLAQKGGATWSHVLIGARQDDIRTTRVSAASADLVLGCDPIVTAHKETWQRLRAGRTHVALNTHASPTAAFVTNANWQNPAQECVSALVRSLGEEAVGTFDAETAATRLMGDSLYTNPMMLGYAWQKAWLPLGLDALMRAMELNAVQVEKNKAAFEWGRRAAHDPQAMAALCQKVAGGSEQVIQFKKRDSLDALIARRVEFLTDYQNAAYAAQYRTFVERVRAVEEPLGKTALTEAVVRYLFKLMAYKDEYEVARLHSDPAFHARLASQFEGDFKLRLHLAPPLIAKKNERGELIKQPFGPFMFKVFKVMARFKGLRGTALDIFGRTQERRTERALIGEYRSDIEMVLSGLSADNHALAVEIAGIPEQIRGYGHVKERHLAAARSRRDGLLHQWRQPKAAPTLVRAA, encoded by the coding sequence ATGAACGCACCGCTGCCCGAACACATTCGCCGCGCGCTGGAGACCGTCACGCTCGATGACAAGTACGCGCTGGACCAGGGCCGCGCCTTCATGAGCGGCATTCAGGCGCTGGTGAAGCTGCCCATGCTGCAGCGCCAGCGCGATGCCGTGGTGGGCAAGAACACGGCTGGATTCATCAGCGGTTACCGCGGATCGCCGCTCGGCGGCTACGACCAGTCGTTGCAAAAGGCAGCGTCTTACCTCAAGGCCCAGAACATCGTGTTCCAGCCTGGCGTGAACGAGGAGCTGGCCGCCACCGCCGTCTGGGGCACGCAGCAGCTGGGCTTCGCACCGCCGGGCACCAACCGGTTCGACGGCGTGTTCGGCATCTGGTACGGCAAGGGCCCCGGCGTGGACCGCTGTTCCGACGTGTTCAAACACGCCAACATGGCCGGCACCACGCCCTGGGGTGGCGTGATTGCGGTGGCGGGCGACGACCATGTGGCCAAGAGTTCGACCGCCGCGCACCAGAGCGACCACATCTTCAAGGCTTGCGGGCTACCAGTGTTCTTCCCGGCGTCGGTCCAGGAAATCCTCGACCTGGGTCTGCATGCCTTCGCCATGAGCCGTTTCAGCGGCGTGTGGGCCGGCATGAAGACCATTCAGGAGATCGTCGAGTCCAGCGCCACGGCCGAGATTGATGTGGACCGCGTGAAGATCGTGGTACCCGATTTCGACATGCCGCCCGGCGGCGTGCATATCCGCTGGCCCGACCATGCGCTGGACCAGGAGGCCCGCCTGTTCGACACCAAGTGGTATGCCGCCCTGGCCTACATCCGCGCCAACCGCCTCAACCACAATGTGATCGCCGGCCCGAACGACCGCTTTGGCCTGATCGCCAGTGGCAAGGCCTACAACGACACGCGCCAGGCCTTGCTGGACCTGGGCCTGGACGACGCCACCTGCCAGCGCATCGGCCTGCGCCTGCACAAGGTAGCGGTGGTCTGGCCGCTGGAGGCGCAGACGACGCGCGAATTCGCCACCGGCTTGCGCGAAATCCTGGTGGTGGAAGAGAAGCGCCAGGTCATCGAATACCAACTGAAGGAAGAGCTCTACAACTGGCGCCCGGACGTGCGGCCCAACGTGCTGGGCAAGTTCGACGAGGTGGAGGGCGACTTCAGCGGCGGCGAATGGTCCATGCCCAACCCCAGCGCACACACCTTGCTGCGTGCCAATGCCGACCTGTCGCCGGCCATCATTGCGCGCGCGATCGCGCGGCGCTTGAAGAAGCTGGGGCAGGTCCCTGAAGATGTCATGGCGCGCATCGACGCGCAACTGGCGATCCTCACCGCGCAAGAGCAGTCGATGCAGACCCTGCTCACGCAAGGTGTGGCGGGTGCGGAGCGCCAGCCCTGGTTCTGTTCGGGCTGTCCCCACAACACCAGCACCCGTGTGCCCGAAGGTTCGCGCGCGATGGCCGGCATTGGTTGCCACTTCATGACGATCTGGATGGACCGCGCCACCGTCGGTTTCACCCAGATGGGTGGCGAAGGCGTCCCCTGGATAGGTCAACAACCGTTCAGCCACGACCAGCACATGTTCGCGAATCTGGGCGATGGCACCTACTTCCACAGCGGCTTGCTGGCGGTGCGCCAGAGCATCGCCGCCGGCGTCAACATCACCTACAAGATTCTGTACAACGATGCGGTCGCCATGACCGGTGGCCAGCAAGTGGGCGAGCGGCCCGAGGGGCACAGCGTGGTGCAGATCGCGCAGAGCATGCGCGCCGAAGGGGCGGTGAAGATCACCATCGTCACCGACGAGCCCGAGAAATACGACAGCGTGAAGGGCCTGCCCGAGGGCATCGCGATCGTGCACCGCGACACGCTGGACGCGGTGCAAAAAGAGTTCCGCGAGATCAAGGGTACGACGGTCATCATCTACGACCAGACCTGCGCCACCGAAAAGCGCCGCCGCCGCAAGCGCGGCACGATGGTCGATCCGACCAAGCGCGTGGTCATCAACGAGCTGGTGTGCGAAGGCTGCGGCGATTGCGGCGTGCAATCGAACTGTTTGTCGGTCGAGCCGCTGGAGACCGAGTTCGGGCGCAAGCGCACCATCAACCAGAGCACCTGCAACAAGGACTACTCCTGCCTCAAGGGCTTCTGCCCGAGTTTCATCACCGTCGAAGGCGGGCAGCTGCGCAAGAAGGACAAGGGCGCAGCCCGGATGGAATGGACCGGTGGCAGCGTGCCCATGCCCGTGTTGCCCACCCTCGGCGCGGATGCCTGGGGCGTGATCGTCGCGGGCGTGGGGGGCACGGGCGTCATCACCATTGGCCAGTTGCTCGGCGTGGCCGCGCACTTGGAGGGCAAGGGCATCGTGACGCAGGACGCGGCAGGTCTGGCGCAAAAGGGCGGCGCGACCTGGAGCCATGTGCTGATCGGCGCGCGCCAGGATGACATCCGCACCACGCGCGTTTCCGCGGCATCGGCCGACCTGGTGCTGGGCTGCGATCCGATCGTGACCGCGCACAAGGAAACGTGGCAGCGCCTGCGCGCAGGACGCACGCATGTCGCGCTCAACACCCATGCGTCGCCCACGGCGGCGTTCGTGACGAATGCCAACTGGCAGAACCCGGCGCAGGAGTGTGTGAGCGCCCTGGTGCGCAGCCTGGGCGAGGAAGCCGTGGGCACCTTCGACGCGGAAACCGCTGCCACGCGCCTGATGGGCGACAGCCTGTACACGAACCCCATGATGCTGGGTTACGCGTGGCAAAAAGCTTGGCTGCCGCTGGGTCTGGATGCGCTGATGCGCGCCATGGAGCTCAATGCGGTCCAGGTGGAGAAGAACAAGGCGGCATTCGAGTGGGGCCGCCGCGCCGCCCACGATCCGCAAGCCATGGCGGCGCTGTGCCAGAAGGTGGCCGGTGGCAGCGAGCAGGTGATCCAGTTCAAGAAGCGCGATTCGCTCGACGCCCTGATCGCGCGCCGGGTCGAATTCCTGACGGACTACCAGAACGCGGCCTACGCCGCGCAGTACCGCACCTTCGTGGAGCGCGTGCGCGCGGTGGAAGAACCGCTGGGCAAGACCGCGTTGACCGAGGCGGTGGTGCGCTACCTCTTCAAGCTCATGGCCTACAAGGACGAGTACGAAGTGGCACGCCTGCACAGCGACCCGGCGTTCCATGCCCGCCTGGCAAGCCAGTTCGAAGGCGACTTCAAGCTCAGGCTGCATCTGGCGCCGCCGTTGATCGCGAAGAAGAACGAGCGCGGCGAACTGATCAAACAGCCTTTCGGTCCATTCATGTTCAAGGTGTTCAAGGTCATGGCGCGCTTCAAGGGGCTTCGCGGAACGGCGCTGGACATCTTTGGTCGCACCCAAGAGCGCCGCACCGAACGCGCCCTGATCGGCGAGTACCGGAGCGACATCGAGATGGTGCTGTCGGGTCTGAGCGCCGACAACCACGCGCTGGCGGTGGAGATCGCGGGCATTCCGGAGCAGATCCGGGGCTACGGCCATGTGAAGGAGCGCCACCTGGCCGCGGCGCGCAGCCGCCGCGACGGGCTGTTGCATCAGTGGCGCCAGCCCAAGGCTGCGCCTACCCTGGTACGGGCCGCCTGA
- a CDS encoding Lrp/AsnC family transcriptional regulator, whose protein sequence is METLDKFDIAILQELQNDGRLTNAELAQRVGLSAAPCWRRVRALEEAGFITGYRAEINREKIGLGVFAFVRLDADRNSGEVTRTMENAIRGIPEVISCHYISGSGTFELQVVSRDLNHFSQFAREVLLNLPNVKDLHTSFSLGEVKSGSALPLSHLLDRSTSSAPSQKS, encoded by the coding sequence ATGGAAACACTTGATAAGTTCGACATCGCCATCCTGCAAGAACTGCAAAACGACGGGCGCCTGACCAACGCCGAGTTGGCACAGCGCGTGGGGCTCTCCGCCGCCCCTTGCTGGCGGCGGGTGCGCGCACTGGAAGAAGCGGGCTTCATCACCGGCTACCGGGCCGAGATCAACCGCGAAAAAATTGGTTTGGGGGTGTTCGCGTTCGTGCGGTTGGACGCCGACCGCAACAGCGGGGAGGTCACGCGCACGATGGAAAACGCCATTCGCGGCATTCCGGAAGTGATCTCCTGCCACTACATCAGCGGCTCCGGCACCTTCGAGCTGCAGGTGGTCAGCCGTGACCTGAACCACTTCAGCCAGTTCGCCCGCGAGGTGCTGCTCAATTTGCCCAACGTGAAGGATCTGCACACCAGCTTCTCGCTGGGCGAAGTGAAGTCCGGGAGTGCATTGCCGCTGTCGCACTTGTTAGACAGAAGTACAAGCTCGGCACCATCACAAAAATCTTGA